AAGACTAAAGATCGAATAGACTACCACCTGTTTATTTTTTTCAGTCTATCTAGTGCTTGTACATTAATTTGTCGAACTCTCTCGGTGGTAAGACCAAACCTCTGTCCGATTTCTTCATATGTTAATCCGACAAAATATACCAACTTAACAATTTCTCTTTGCCTTGGTCTCAGTTTATTAAGACTGCTTTCTACTACTGAACGAGATTCAACCTCAGTTTCAACAACAGTTGGACTTGGGAATTTATCTTCGTTAAAAACTTCCCAATTAAGATCTTCTTTCTTTAAATATTCTTCTTTCTTTTTGGTTCTACATAGAACCGAAGAAACCGCATGTCCAATCTTTCGACCTAGTTCCATTTACGTATTTTAATTCAATTTAAATAAAATTTCCAATTTATGATAAGTAGAGCTTTCCACTTCGTGATAAAAATAGTGATTTAATAGAATACTTTGATTACAATGTCGTAGACATAAACCCAAGACTAAATCTGAATAAATAAGGGGTTAACCTCGCTCTAGATTTCTTTTAATTGGACAACCTGTAAAATTACATTCATTTTTACAAAAATTTGAATAGTCAACTGAACGACATTCGAGATTTTCACCACCCTTATTAATAACAATGCTTACTAATTTCCCAGTTTTAAGACTTACATTTTGATCACCTGGGCGGGGGTCCATCCACCTCATTGTCCAATGTATACTTTCTAACTTTGGCTCTGTCATGGGCCGATATTACTCTCTTCGTCTGCAAAATGCAAATTTTTAAGTTAAAATACATTTATGGACAGTAAATATAACCACAATGAGCATGAAGAAAAAATATATTCTGAATGGGAAAAATCAGATAGTTTTAAACCAAATGGTTCTAAACAGACTTTTTCAATAACCCTTCCCCCACCAAATGCTAATGCTGCTCTCCATTATGGCCATGCTATGTATACAGTTGAAGATGTATTAATTAGATACCATAGAATGAAAGGTTTTTCTACTCTTTGGATACCTGGAGCAGACCACGCTGGTTTTGAAACACAAGTTGTATATGAAAAACATTTAGAAAAAATAGGCAAGTCGAGGTTTGATTTTGACAGAGATACTTTATATAAAGATATTTTTGAATTTGTTCAAGGTAATCGTGGGACAATGGAAAACCAACTAAAAAGATTAGGTTTTTCACTTGACTGGTCTAATATAAAATTTACTCTTGATGATTCTGTGGTTAAGGTAGTACACAAAACTTTCAAGAAATTATACGATGATGAACTGGTCTATAGAGACATAAAACTTGTCAACTATTGCACAAAACACGGAACCGCCTTTTCAGACCTTGAAGTGGAACATATAGAAAAGATGTCTAAACTTTATTTTGTTAAATATAAAATAGAGAATGAGAATGATTACATAACAGTCGCCACCACAAGACCTGA
This bacterium DNA region includes the following protein-coding sequences:
- a CDS encoding sigma-70 family RNA polymerase sigma factor, whose amino-acid sequence is MELGRKIGHAVSSVLCRTKKKEEYLKKEDLNWEVFNEDKFPSPTVVETEVESRSVVESSLNKLRPRQREIVKLVYFVGLTYEEIGQRFGLTTERVRQINVQALDRLKKINRW